AACACAGCCCCTGCCCTATCAGGGCCGCTGGGTCGGTGGGCCCTGCCAGCAGGAGGAGGGTGGGCAAGGTCCCTGCCAGCTCCGTCTCTGGGACCAGTGGGCAGGGGCCTCTGCCTCACCCCCACGCTGCCTCAGCCGGGGCAGCAGGCCCAGGCCTCTTGCATAAGCGCCCTGTGGGGGACCAGGCTGCAgctgtgcccggccaccccatcccCCAGCATCACGAGTCTTCAGTGGGCTGTCCTCGGGCCCGGGGTGGACGCCAAGCCTGGCCCATAAATAGGGGTCTCCTCAGTGCCCTCCGCTCCTCCCGCACACCTCCCGCACACCTCCCTCGCTCTCCCACACCACTGGCACCAGGCCCCGGACACCTGCTCTGCTGCAGGAGAATGGCTACTCATCACACGCTGTGGATGGGACTGGCCCTGCTGGGGGTGCTGGGCGGCCTGCAGGCAGCACCCGAGGCCCAGGTCTCCGTGCAGCCCAACTTCCAGCAGGACAAGGTGAGGGGCTTTCCTGCGTCATCCCCAAAGGCTACAGGGCCGTGTCAGGGGAAGGGCACTTTCCGGCTGGGTCTTCTCCCCGGGAGGGCGGAGCGAAGTCCCGCAGTGCCGGGCAGTGCCGGCCAGGGACTGAGCGGGCGCGCAGGAAGGAGGCTGGGTAGCTGCCGGAGGAGGCTGACCGCGAGCCCTCCCTGGGCACCGCGTCCCGTCTCCCCTGATGGGCCACGCAGACACCGGGCCACACACGCGACCACGCCATCCAAACACGGCCACCCCTACGGGCACGCGACCCCCAGAGGACACACGAGCGCACGTTCCACACCTGGGTGCCAGGACACGGGCGGGTGGGGCGCAGGGATGGCGCCAAACACTCCGTGGGCGGTGGGGGGTTAGGGGGACGCGCACGGCGCAGACAGCCAGCGACGCGCGCTCTCGCTCGGGAGCTGCTCGGGGACGCGCCGGAGCGCGGGTCCCCGCGCCGCGCGCCCCTCCCCAGCGTCGAGGAGACCCCCGGAGGTCCGCAGAGCGGAGCCGAAGACTCGCCCCGACCCCCGCCAGGAATGCGACGTCCTCTGCCTCCCGCTGTATGGGCCAGGCGCTCAGCCAGGGCACAGAATCGGGACCCGGGGGCGGAGGGGCCGAAGATGGCTGGTGGGCGGTGTGCGAGGGTGAGGGAGTGTCCTCGGGAGGGGCGTGGTCAGACGGGGTGCTGGGCGTCGGGGGCGTGGCCAGTTCCTGGGGCTGAGGCGCGAGGGGCGGGGCCATCTCCGGAGGAGGGGGAAGTGAGGAGGGGTCATCTCCTGGGGATGGGACGTGAGGGGCGGGGCCATCTCCTGGGGCGGGGACGTGAGGGGCGTGGTCAGCTCCTGGGGAGGGGCGTCGGGCGTGAGGGGCGAGGTCAGCTCCCGGGTTGTGGACGTGAAGGGCGGGGCCAGCTCCTGGGGCGGGGGCGTGGGGGGCGTGGTCAGCTCCTGGggcggggagggaggggcagggtcaGCTCCTGGGGCGGGGAATGAGGGGCAGGGTCAGCTCCTGGGGCGGGGGCGTGAGGGGCGTGGTCAGCTCCTGGGGCTGGGATGTGAGGGGCGGGGGTCAGCTCCTGGGGAGGGGCGTCAGGGGCGTGGCTGCTCGGGGGATTGGGCGTGGGGGCGGGGGCCGGGTTGGAGACCGGAGGAGAAGGGGCAGAGGCGACCCCGCGGGTAGGCGCAAGTGGGTCCGGAGGGTCCTGGCCGACGCGGGTGGGGGTCTCTCGCCGCAGTTCCTGGGGCGCTGGTTCAGCGCGGGCCTCGCCTCCAACTCGAGCTGGCTCCGGGAGAAGAAGGCGGCGTTGTCCATGTGCAAGTCGGTGGTGGCCCCTGCCGCCGATGGTGGCCTCAACCTGACCTCCACCTTCCTCAGGTGGGCAGGTGGGCTTCTGGGGCGGAGAGGTCCAGGAACACCCTCGGGCCTAATCTCTGACCCCGAGGTCACCCACCTGCAGGAAAAACCAGTGTGAGACCCGAACCATGCTGCTGCAGCCCGCGGGGTCCCTCGGCTCCTACAGCTACCGGAGTCCCCGTGAGTGGGGCCTCCACCAGCCCCCTGGGCCCAGCCTGGGGGCGACACTTGCCGGGACGACTCTGGGCCAGCCCCCTGCCGCGGAGAtccatggggtggggggtgatggCTGCCCCACCAGCGTCAGAGGCCAAGGCCAGGCCTGGGCGAGACTGCCCATGCACAAATGTTAGGGACAGAGAGACTCTTCCTCCAGGGGGTTGGATCCTCTCTGGAGCCCACCAGTGTCTTGCCAGGCCCCTTCCCTGCCCTCTGGAGTTTTCCCCACATAAGCAGCCCCCCAAGGCCCCTCCACATGCCTCCTCCCAGTTCTCCTCCCCAGCACCCAGGGGCTTCCTCACTCCCACCTGGGGAATGGCTCCCACAGGGAAACCTCTTCACTTCCGGTTCTGGCAGCGACTTCTGCGGCTGCACCAGGAATCCTGGTTTTCTGAGCCTGGCTCCCCCAGATGCTGGTTTGGGGACAGGGTTCACAGGCTGTGCAGGCGGGAGCAGGGCACTGGCTGGAGAGCAGCCGGGTGGGGGAGCATCCCAGGCCAGCCGAGGACCTGAGTGCCCCCACAGCCCACAGGTGCCCCCACAGCCCACAGGTGCACCCCTTCCCTGGAGCAGAGGTGAGGTTTGGGGGGCTGAGTCCCCAACAGGGTCGTCTCTTGGGTTCCCAGACTGGGGCagcacctactctgtgtcagTGGTGGAGACTGACTACGACCAGTACGCCCTGCTGTACAGCCAGGGCAGCAAGGGCCCCGGCGAGGACTTCCGCATGGCCACCCTCTACAGTACGTGCCCCACGGACGCCGCCCGCACGCAGGCCTGACCAGAGGGGGCTCCCCAAGACCCAGGGCAGGGTACACACCGTCCCCCTGCTGAGGCCAGCTCCGTCTCCACCCTGTCCCAGGCCGAACCCAGACCCCCAGGGCTGAGTTAAAGGAGAAATTCACCACCTTCTGCAAGGCCCAGGGCTTCACGGAGGATACCATTGTCTTCCTGCCCCAAACCGGTGAGGGGTCCTAATCTGATGGGGAGAGGATCAAGGTCAGattagaggcaggcaggcagtctTCTGAttgggggaggcagaggggaggaggtggCCCCACCCTGCTTGAGGCCTGGGCCAGGGACAGAGCTGGTGAGTGTTCAAGTCAGAACCTCCCTCCTGCAGCCCCTTCATGAGGAGCCCCCTCCATGGGGGACATGGAGACCAGGcgcccactctgtgccaggccccagCAGCTCCCAGGATGTGGGGCTTCAGACTGGTGGGGGGCATAGGGTAGAGGGTGCCCATGGGGGATACAGGGGAACCAACCATACTGGGCTCAGGCACAGCCTCCTAGGGGTGGACAGCCTGCTCTTGGCAGAGGTGAAGAAAGGCCCTCTCTTTGTTTCGTGGGGCCGAGGAGAGGTGGGAGGTGTTGGGGTGTCTGTGCAGTTTGGGGGCTCAGTCAAGATGAGCTCTGCATTAGGGGAGGAACAGGAAGCCCAGTGGGAAAATTGGCCT
The nucleotide sequence above comes from Nomascus leucogenys isolate Asia chromosome 8, Asia_NLE_v1, whole genome shotgun sequence. Encoded proteins:
- the PTGDS gene encoding prostaglandin-H2 D-isomerase; the encoded protein is MATHHTLWMGLALLGVLGGLQAAPEAQVSVQPNFQQDKFLGRWFSAGLASNSSWLREKKAALSMCKSVVAPAADGGLNLTSTFLRKNQCETRTMLLQPAGSLGSYSYRSPHWGSTYSVSVVETDYDQYALLYSQGSKGPGEDFRMATLYSRTQTPRAELKEKFTTFCKAQGFTEDTIVFLPQTDKCMTEQ